The Limisphaera ngatamarikiensis nucleotide sequence TTGTAAGAAGGGGCTCCCGCGGGGCCGGCTGGCCTTTGTGAAGTGAGGCGTTGCAGGGCGGCTGCGGGGCGGACGGATTTGGGTCCGGCACGGTGCGACCGTGGGGTGTAGCCCCCGGGTTAATGGATCAATCGGGTGCCCATTGCGTAAAGGATCAGAAGGAGCAGAACCACACCGACGCTGAAGAACAGGTAGCCGATCCCTCGGGCGATGCCTTTCCAGCCCTCCCAGTCGTCACGGACACGGAACTGGTCCAGTTTACCCGTGGCCAGGAGGCGGTCGTACCAACGGCGTCGTTCGTGGAGCATTTCCGTCTTGGAGATCCGCCCGGAGAAGATGACGGTGTCCATGGGGAATTTTTCCAGCCGGAAATGGGTGTTGAAGAAGTGGATGGTGAAGATGAATCCGGCGGCCAGCAGGGCTTCGTCCGAGTGGACGATCAGGGCGACGTTGATGATCCAGCCGGGCAGGAACCGCGTGAAGAAGTCCGGCCACCACATGATCAGGCCCGAGGTGCCGATCATGAACACGCCCCAGAACACCGCCAGGTAATCGAACTTCTCCCAGTAGGTCCAGCGATCGAACTGCGGCTTGGGTCCCTTGCCGAAGAACCAGCGGTTGTGGGCGATGAAATCGCGCCAGTCCTGGAGCGTGGGCACCATGGAATCGGGACCGAACAATACTTCGCGGACCCGGTTCCAGCGCCAGCGTCCCGTCTGCGGATCGCGCAGGTTGTGTCGGCCGCGCCATGCCTTGCCGAGCAGCGACAGCAGATGCAGGCCGAAGTAGAGGAAGGTAACCAGGGCGCCGAACCGGTGGAGGACCCGGGCGGTGTCCGGTCCTCCGATGAGGCCGAACAGAACTTTCGCCCACTCGGTGTAGTAGAATTTCAGTGGCATCCCGGTGAGCACGAGCAACAGGAAACTGCTGACCACCAACAGATGCAGAAAGCGTTCGAACGGGGTGAACCGGGTGAACCATTCATCGTCCTCGCGGGTGCGGATCTTGGCTTCGCGGAAGGTCTTGGAGTCATGGAGGTAGAGGTAGAGGGTGCGAACCAGCCACGCCAGTGTGTGGGCGCCGAAGAAGACGAACACGCCCACCACCAGCGAGGTCATTCCCACGAAGACCGCATGCAACACGGGATAATTCTCGCGGTCCATGGGGTCGGCATGGGGCCGGTACTGGGTGAACCCGAGGGTGGCTTTGGGGTGACATTGACGGCAGGTGTTGAGGATGTTGGTGGCGGAGAGGCGCGAGGCGGGATCGGACGCGGGCAGCACGTCGTGATGACCGTGGCAATCGTAACAGGCCGCCACATCCGGAGCGCGGTTGGGTCGGCCCAGTTGCATGGCCTTGCCGTGGTAGGTTTCGTGATAGCGTTGGAGCCTGTCCTGATGGCATTGGCCGCACTTCCGGTCGCTGGTGGCTTTGAAATGGCCGGCGGACGGAGGTTCGATCTCATGGGCCGAGTGGCAGGTGGTGCAGACCGGGGCGTGTCGGTCGCCCCTGGACAGGAGCCGCCCATGAACGCTTTGTTCGTACACCTGTTCGATGCCCAGGTGGCAGCGGCCGCAGGTGCGGGCCACGTTGAGGTGGTGCACGGGTGAGTCACGGTCCACGCTGCGTTTGATGTCGTGGACGCCGTGGCAGTCGTTGCAGGAGGGTGCCACGACCAGGCCAAGTTTCAGGAGGGCCTGTCCGTGGATGCTGTCCCGATATTGATTGGCGGCCTCGGGGTATTTGATGCGGTACTCCTCGGTCAGACCGGGGTTGCTGTGGCAACGGGCGCAGGTGCGGGGCAGGTTGAGCTTGAAGACCGGGGACCCGGGATCATGGACGGGCCGAATGTCGTGGGAGCCGTGGCAATCCCAGCATTGGGCCGCTGCGCTGGCACCCAGTTGATGGCTGACGCCGTGAATGCTGGCGGCGTAAAGTTTGGCTTCCGCTTCGTGACAGCTCCCGCAGTTGGGCGGTGGCAGCGGCGAGGGGTGCACCAGTTCGGGGATCCCCTCATGGCAGTCCACACAATCGAGGGCGGCGTGCACGGATTGTGCAAATGCATTGGTCGGGAAGACCAGGGGGATCACCCGTCCGCCCACGGTGCGCGTGGTTCCGGGATCGAGATGGCAATCGAGACAATCGGCGGTGGAAAAGCGTTCCGGCTCGGTTCCCGCGAGGAGGGCATTGAGGGTTCCCAGCCACCCGAGCGCCATCGTCAGGAGGAGCGCCGGCAGGCGCCCATGTCGGCGCAGGCCGGCGCCGCCGGATTTGGCGGGTGGGTTGAACCGGCACTCACAGACCTCCCGTGTGACAATCATAGCAGCCACCTTCCACTTCATCGCCGGGGTGCTGGAATGGCAGGCCTTCCGGGGCGAGCTGACGGAGCGCATCGCCGTGGCCCTGGGCAAGGATCGAATGGCAGGCGTTGCAATCCTTCACGATGGTACGTTTGCCGTCGGCGGTGGTGTGTTCGCCTTCATGACAGCGGAAGCAGCCGGGCCAGAACATGTGACTGCTGTTGACGGGGTATTTTTCCCAGGAGGCGCGCATGTGGGGGAAGAAATTGTTCCTGTAGATTTCCTGGACCTCGGCGATCGCGGCCCGCACCTGTGGTTGGCGGTCGGGGTAGGTGTCGGGTGGATAGGCGGTGGCGAGGAATGTGGCGATGGTTTCCAGGGCTTCGGTGCGGTTGGTGTACTCGAGCGTCAGCACGTAGACCGCGTTGGATTTGATCCAGGGCAGGCTGGGATCAATGCGGCCCAGGGCCATGGCGCGGTTCACAGCCCGGGTCGGGGCCTGGTATTGGTGGGCGGGTCGGTTGTGACAATCCATGCAGTCCATGGTGCGAATCTCGAATCGGGCCGGGTCGTTGGTGAACCCGCGTTTGCGAAACTCGGTGACCACGCCCTGCCCATCTACGAACCGGACCCATGGGATGCTCTGCCGGGTGGGGTCGGGCACCCACTGTCCGTTTTCAAAGCGGGCTGCGACGTATTGGACCACGTTGGTGGGGTGGACGTGCCAGTGAATGCCCTCGACCGGGCCATGGCGGGGATCGCCGCCGCCGACCTTCAGGGTCATGCGGACAACAAACGGCGTGTTGGTTTCATCAGCCAGGAAGTAATGGAACGTGCGGTCGAGGTTTCCGATGAACTTTTGCGGCCAGTGACATTGCTCGCAGGTTTCGCGGGCGGGCCGCAGGTTCTTGATCGGGGTCGGGATGGGACGCGGGTACTTGTCCGCCAGCGTTGCATAGACCTGGTAGGTGCCGGAGAGCTTGGATTTGACGAACCAGGTGGCTCCGGGGCCGATGTGACACTCGACGCAGGCCACCCGGGCATGGGGCCCCTGTTGGTGGGTCGTCCATTGGGGCTCCATCACGGTGTGGCAGGCCTGTCCGCAGAATTGTGTGGATTCCGTGAAATGATACGTCTGGTAACTGCCGACGGCTGAGAGCAGGAGAAAGCCGGCTGCACCGGCCACAAACCACGCCAGCCGTCTGCGGTCGCGGGGTCGTGAAAAATCAATGACCAACTGGGTCGGTCCGGCACCCTCCCTGCGCCGGCGCCGGCGTTCCCGCCACATCCCCCAGAGAGTGAGGAAAAGGCCCAGGAAAAGAAACCCGGGCGCCACCAGGTAGGTCAGAATCCCCAGGTACGGATTCCCAAATCGGGCCAGGGAGTCCAGAATGAACAGCAGCAGGAAGGAAAACAGGGCTCCGCCCGCAATGACAAGCCCGGTCAGGCTCCACCAGTTGCGGATCAACGGTGGATTGCCGGTCCGGGGCTGTGGCTCACCTGTGACTTGCGGTTCCATGGACCTTTGATTCGCAGTGCCGGCTTGCTCTGGCCTTGCCCGTATTTCCTCCCTGTCGCCGGGGTTTGCCCGGTCACCGACTCCGAGGGCCGAGCTGCCGGTTGCAAGCCGACGAGGGTCGCAGTTCAAGCCGTCTTCCCGATGACCTGCACCGGAAACGTGCTGCGACCTCTCATTCCAGCGCCTTTACGGTAGATGAGGGCCGGTGGGGTGGCATTGCGGCCTTTGCCCATCCTGCAACAATTCTTGCCGTCGTGGGGGAGCCGGTGGGGTGGGAACGGGTGTGGCCCCGGTGGGTGGGCTGCGGGTAGCCGGTTCATGGGAGCTCGGCGTTGGCCTGCCGGGGTGGAGTGGAGGTCCGGGCCCGGCACGCCGTCTCGGGACGCTGCAGCAGGGGTTGGGCGAGCCCGGGTTTCTGCCGGAGGCGTCGGAGGCGCCGGCGGGTGTTTGCTGGCGTGTTTGCCGTGCCACGGCGGAAGTCGGATTTCGGAAGGGCTTGACGGACGTCTTTCGCGGTGGTGAGATGGGTGTGTCCTTACAACCAACAAAACTGAACCTCGCGGAGAAAGAACCATGAAAGCCCTGCGATACGTGACCACGACGGCTGTGGTGGCCGGCGTTTTGTCCCTCACCAGCCTGCGCGTTTGCGCAGACCAGACCGGTTCGGTGGATCCCTCGCTGACGTGGCTGGGATATATGAACGTGTACGACCTGGTTGGCGGGAACAGTCAGGGCAATTACCTGTGGGGTTCGTCCTGGGGGGTGAGCGACCTGCCGGCGACCTGGTCCGGGTCGGAGTTGGTTTTGAGGCCCAACACGAGCACGTGGAATCCGAGCGACCCGTACTGGGTGACTCCCGGCGGCCAACCCAACAAATGGCTGGAGGCGAATTTTTATGTGGACATGGGAACGGCCTGGGGTGGCCAGACCGTAACGTTCTCCGGTCAGACGGTGGACAACACGCTGGTGTCGCCCTACAGCGCGGTGGCGTTCATCAAGGAATTCACCTCAAGCTACGGCTGGGTGGGGATGAGCACCGCGCCGCTGAGTTCGGGCTCGCCCTTTTTGGTGTCGCGGCCGATTGGGGCGGGGAACGTGGTGCAGTTCGGCTTCATGTTGACCGGGCCGAACGCGGATCCCGCGGCGGTTGAGGCATTGGGGCAGGTGCGGATAGCGGTGGTGCCGGAGCCCGGCGCGGCTGCGCTGTTGGGGCTGGGTTTGGGCTTGCTGGCCTGTTGCCGGACCCGGCGCGGGTGAGCTGGCTCGGGTTGGTGGAGTCTTCGAGCGGCGCCGGTTGAGACAGGCCGGACGGTTTTTCACCGGGCCTTTGGGGCTTGCTGCGGCTGGTGGCCCTGAAGGCCCGGTTCTTTTGGCCGATATGTTGGCAGGACGGAGCACTGCCGGGGAACGGCGTGTCGGCGCAGAATGCCGTTGGCTCGGAACGGAACCTGGTGTTCAATGGAGGGCACAGCTTGCGAGCCATGAACCGGACCGGTGAAGTTGCGGGATGGGGCGGGCCCGGGCTTTACCCGGGTGCAAACCCGGCGGCGCGGGTGTTGTTGGTGGAGGATGATCCCGAGCTGCCCGAGGTTTTGTCGGGTCTACTGGCCCACGACGGCATTGAAGTGGAATGTGCCGCCACGGCCCGGGAGGCCCTGGAGCGGGTGCGTGCGCGGGAGCCGGAGTTGATTTTGTTGGATCTGGGGTTGCCGGACCTGGACGGTTTCCAGCTGCTCCAGCAGCTCAAAGGGTCGCCGGAGACGCAGCACATTCCGGTGGTGGTGGTCACGGCATGGAACAATCCGCAGGACAAACTCCGCGGGTTTGAAGCCGGGGCATCGGATTATGTGACCAAGCCATTTGAAGCGACGGAGCTGCGGGCGCGGATACGGGCCGTGTTGCGGACGAAACGGTTGCAGGATCAGTTGACCCGGGCCAATCGGGAGTTGGAAGCAGCGCGGCGTGCGGCGGAGGAATCAGCACGGGCGAAGGCGGAATTTCTGGCCAACATGAGCCACGAAATCCGCACTCCGATGAACGGGGTGATTGCCATGTGCGCGCTGTTGCGGGAAACGCCGCTCAACCCGGAACAGCGCACCTATGTGGAAACCATTCACTCCAGCGGGGAAGCCCTTCTGGGCCTGATCAACCAGATCCTGGACTTCTCCAAGCTCGAGGCGGGGAAACTGGAGCTGGAACAGCGTCCCTTTTCGTTGCGGGCCTGCATTGAGGAGGCGCTGGACGTGCTGGCGGCCAAGGCGGCCGAGAAAAAACTCGAGCTCACCTACCTGATGGACGACGGGATTCCGGAAATGCTGGTGGGCGACCCGAATCGGATCCGGCAGATCCTGGTGAACCTGTTGGGGAACGCGGTGAAGTTCACGCATGTGGGTGAGGTGGTGTTGACCGTGCGGTTGTTGTCCGGGCCCGGCGAGGGGGCGTCCGCCGAAGCGCCCTGCTGGCTGCACTTTGCGGTTCGTGACACCGGCATCGGGATCCCGGCGGATCGGATCCCCCGGCTGTTTCAGTCGTTCAGTCAGGTGGACGCGTCCACGGCCCGGCAGTACGGGGGGACGGGTCTGGGCCTGGCCATCAGCCGGAGCCTGGTGGAGGCCATGGGCGGTCGGATCTGGGTGGAGAGCGTGGTGCAGAAAGGGTCCACGTTTCATTTCACCCTGCCGCTGCGCCCGGCGCCCGCACCGCCGGCGCCGCCGCCGCCCGGGGCGGAGTTGCTCCGCGGCCGACGGGTGTTGATCGTGGACGACAATGCGACCTGCCGGGAGCAACTGGTCCGGTGCACCACGCGCTGGGGGATGGAACCCCGCGCTACTGCCAGTCCGGTGCAGGCGTTGCAATGGATTCAACAGGGCGAGCGATTCGACGTGGTGATTCTGGACCTGCGCATGCCCGAGATGGACGGTGTGACCCTGGCCCATCAGATTCGGAAGCAACCGGGGGTGGACGCCATGCCGCTGATCTTGTTGACTGCCATGGGTGTGAAGGCGGACGCGCCCGAGATTGCCGGGGCCCGTTTTGCTGCCTGCCTCATCAAGCCGACCAAGCCCCTGGTCTTGCGCGACACCCTGGTCCGACTTTGGGCCGCACCGGCCGTCAGCGCGCCTCCGGCGGCGTCCGGCCCGGCCCGGCCCGGCAAGCTCGACCCCACCACCGCCCAGCGGTTACCCATGCGGGTGCTGTTGTGCGAGGACAACGTGATCAATCAAAAGGTCGCGCTCCGCCTGCTCCAGCAACTGGGGTATCGGGCGGATGTGGCCTTGAACGGAT carries:
- a CDS encoding cytochrome c3 family protein, with the protein product MEPQVTGEPQPRTGNPPLIRNWWSLTGLVIAGGALFSFLLLFILDSLARFGNPYLGILTYLVAPGFLFLGLFLTLWGMWRERRRRRREGAGPTQLVIDFSRPRDRRRLAWFVAGAAGFLLLSAVGSYQTYHFTESTQFCGQACHTVMEPQWTTHQQGPHARVACVECHIGPGATWFVKSKLSGTYQVYATLADKYPRPIPTPIKNLRPARETCEQCHWPQKFIGNLDRTFHYFLADETNTPFVVRMTLKVGGGDPRHGPVEGIHWHVHPTNVVQYVAARFENGQWVPDPTRQSIPWVRFVDGQGVVTEFRKRGFTNDPARFEIRTMDCMDCHNRPAHQYQAPTRAVNRAMALGRIDPSLPWIKSNAVYVLTLEYTNRTEALETIATFLATAYPPDTYPDRQPQVRAAIAEVQEIYRNNFFPHMRASWEKYPVNSSHMFWPGCFRCHEGEHTTADGKRTIVKDCNACHSILAQGHGDALRQLAPEGLPFQHPGDEVEGGCYDCHTGGL
- a CDS encoding response regulator, coding for MNRTGEVAGWGGPGLYPGANPAARVLLVEDDPELPEVLSGLLAHDGIEVECAATAREALERVRAREPELILLDLGLPDLDGFQLLQQLKGSPETQHIPVVVVTAWNNPQDKLRGFEAGASDYVTKPFEATELRARIRAVLRTKRLQDQLTRANRELEAARRAAEESARAKAEFLANMSHEIRTPMNGVIAMCALLRETPLNPEQRTYVETIHSSGEALLGLINQILDFSKLEAGKLELEQRPFSLRACIEEALDVLAAKAAEKKLELTYLMDDGIPEMLVGDPNRIRQILVNLLGNAVKFTHVGEVVLTVRLLSGPGEGASAEAPCWLHFAVRDTGIGIPADRIPRLFQSFSQVDASTARQYGGTGLGLAISRSLVEAMGGRIWVESVVQKGSTFHFTLPLRPAPAPPAPPPPGAELLRGRRVLIVDDNATCREQLVRCTTRWGMEPRATASPVQALQWIQQGERFDVVILDLRMPEMDGVTLAHQIRKQPGVDAMPLILLTAMGVKADAPEIAGARFAACLIKPTKPLVLRDTLVRLWAAPAVSAPPAASGPARPGKLDPTTAQRLPMRVLLCEDNVINQKVALRLLQQLGYRADVALNGLEALAALERQPYDLVFMDLQMPEMDGLAATQAIRERQKAPQPVPYFDRRIVIVAMTASAMQSDRDRCLAAGMDDYLAKPIRPEDIRRVVERWGPVIQESRAPTAAAAAADPAPAAPEPDPSVDFERLLEFAEGDMTNLQELVTLYLQQTTQQLNQLRAALAAGNAAEVRRVAHSCAGASATCGMRRITPMLRRMEARAEAGDLSELPRLLAEIEQEFQQIQQQVRDWLAARGSSTQSSTVS
- a CDS encoding cytochrome c3 family protein, with translation MKWKVAAMIVTREVCECRFNPPAKSGGAGLRRHGRLPALLLTMALGWLGTLNALLAGTEPERFSTADCLDCHLDPGTTRTVGGRVIPLVFPTNAFAQSVHAALDCVDCHEGIPELVHPSPLPPPNCGSCHEAEAKLYAASIHGVSHQLGASAAAQCWDCHGSHDIRPVHDPGSPVFKLNLPRTCARCHSNPGLTEEYRIKYPEAANQYRDSIHGQALLKLGLVVAPSCNDCHGVHDIKRSVDRDSPVHHLNVARTCGRCHLGIEQVYEQSVHGRLLSRGDRHAPVCTTCHSAHEIEPPSAGHFKATSDRKCGQCHQDRLQRYHETYHGKAMQLGRPNRAPDVAACYDCHGHHDVLPASDPASRLSATNILNTCRQCHPKATLGFTQYRPHADPMDRENYPVLHAVFVGMTSLVVGVFVFFGAHTLAWLVRTLYLYLHDSKTFREAKIRTREDDEWFTRFTPFERFLHLLVVSSFLLLVLTGMPLKFYYTEWAKVLFGLIGGPDTARVLHRFGALVTFLYFGLHLLSLLGKAWRGRHNLRDPQTGRWRWNRVREVLFGPDSMVPTLQDWRDFIAHNRWFFGKGPKPQFDRWTYWEKFDYLAVFWGVFMIGTSGLIMWWPDFFTRFLPGWIINVALIVHSDEALLAAGFIFTIHFFNTHFRLEKFPMDTVIFSGRISKTEMLHERRRWYDRLLATGKLDQFRVRDDWEGWKGIARGIGYLFFSVGVVLLLLILYAMGTRLIH
- a CDS encoding PEP-CTERM sorting domain-containing protein, producing the protein MKALRYVTTTAVVAGVLSLTSLRVCADQTGSVDPSLTWLGYMNVYDLVGGNSQGNYLWGSSWGVSDLPATWSGSELVLRPNTSTWNPSDPYWVTPGGQPNKWLEANFYVDMGTAWGGQTVTFSGQTVDNTLVSPYSAVAFIKEFTSSYGWVGMSTAPLSSGSPFLVSRPIGAGNVVQFGFMLTGPNADPAAVEALGQVRIAVVPEPGAAALLGLGLGLLACCRTRRG